A DNA window from Bos indicus isolate NIAB-ARS_2022 breed Sahiwal x Tharparkar chromosome 9, NIAB-ARS_B.indTharparkar_mat_pri_1.0, whole genome shotgun sequence contains the following coding sequences:
- the NCOA7 gene encoding nuclear receptor coactivator 7 isoform X5: MRVRRLPPDIQIFYCARPDQEPFVKIITVEEAKRRKSTCSYYEDEDEAALPTLQPHSALLENMHIEQLARRLPARVQGYPWRLAYSTLEHGTSLKTLYRKSAALDSPVLLVIKDMDNQIFGAYATHPFKFSDHYYGTGETFLYTFSPHFKVFKWSGENSYFINGDISSLELGGGGGRFGLWLDADLYHGRSNSCSTFNNDILSKKEDFIVQDLEVWTFE, from the exons ATGCGAGTCCGAAGACTGCCTCCAgacattcagattttctattgtGCCAGACCGGACCAAGAGCCTTTTGTGAAG ATCATCACGGTCGAGGAGGCAAAACGCAGGAAGAGCACGTGCAGCTACTACGAAGATGAGGACGAGGCCGCCCTGCCGACCCTGCAGCCCCACAGCGCACTTCTGGAGAACATGCACATCGAGCAG CTGGCCCGACGCCTTCCAGCAAGGGTGCAGGGCTATCCATGGAGACTCGCGTACAGCACGCTAGAGCATGGGACCAGCTTGAAAACTCTCTACCGGAAGTCAGCAGCACTAGACAGTCCTGTACTATTGGTCATCAAAGATATGGATAATCAG ATCTTTGGAGCATATGCGACTCATCCTTTCAAGTTCAGTGATCACTATTATGGCACAGGCGAAACTTTTCTCTACACATTTAGCCCCCATTTCAAG GTCTTTAAGTGGAGTGGAGAAAACTCATACTTTATCAATGGAGACATAAGTTCTTTGGAACTTGGTGGTGGAGG gGGACGATTTGGCTTATGGTTAGATGCCGACTTATACCATGGACGAAGCAACTCCTGCAGCACTTTTAATAATGATATTCTTTCCAAAAAGGAAGACTTCATAGTTCAAGACCTCGAGGTATGGACATTCGAGTGA